A single window of Chloracidobacterium thermophilum B DNA harbors:
- a CDS encoding zinc ribbon domain-containing protein, translating into MQDRTYRLPAGFNLTALANDIRHFFLMRDHRVQVVPVGGATVIQAVRDSTLTTLLGQSSALTVRLQVLGDRLLVEVGTSKWLEKAALGVVGYVLLGPLVVLPIVGAFNQLKLVEDLWTHIDSRLAQPFEFYAPTAPPEPSYRAYQPPPAAPEQRCLACQSPMPANAIFCSRCGAKASVVPHTAEATSGMPSCPQCGLVNQMGARFCSGCGYRFP; encoded by the coding sequence ATGCAAGACCGCACCTATCGCCTTCCCGCAGGATTCAACCTCACGGCGCTGGCCAATGACATTCGGCATTTTTTTCTGATGCGGGACCACCGCGTACAGGTTGTGCCGGTCGGTGGGGCCACGGTCATCCAGGCCGTCCGGGACTCAACACTGACAACCCTGCTGGGCCAGTCCTCTGCCCTGACGGTACGGCTTCAGGTCTTGGGTGACCGTCTGCTTGTCGAGGTTGGTACGAGCAAGTGGTTGGAAAAAGCCGCCTTGGGGGTAGTGGGCTACGTTTTGCTGGGGCCGCTTGTTGTCCTTCCCATCGTTGGTGCATTCAATCAACTCAAGCTGGTCGAGGACTTGTGGACTCACATTGACAGCCGTCTGGCGCAGCCCTTCGAGTTCTACGCGCCGACGGCACCGCCTGAACCGTCGTACCGGGCCTATCAGCCGCCGCCGGCTGCGCCAGAACAACGCTGTCTCGCCTGCCAGTCTCCCATGCCAGCTAATGCCATCTTCTGTTCACGGTGCGGAGCGAAAGCTTCCGTCGTGCCTCACACCGCAGAAGCAACGTCCGGGATGCCGTCCTGTCCTCAGTGCGGACTCGTCAACCAGATGGGGGCCCGTTTCTGCTCCGGCTGTGGCTACCGTTTTCCGTAG
- a CDS encoding TM2 domain-containing protein yields the protein MLRQMRLATPNGPRLALDLNLFSSPYGGSTPPSYQPAPYPPPVGGPIPGAEKKIPAAICGILLGGFGVHKFILGYTVEGLIMLGITVLTCGLGSLISGIIGLVEGIMYLTKSDQEFVATYIQGRRGWF from the coding sequence ATGCTCCGACAGATGCGCCTGGCAACCCCGAATGGACCCAGACTGGCCCTTGATTTGAACCTCTTCTCCAGCCCCTACGGTGGGTCAACTCCTCCGTCGTATCAACCCGCGCCCTATCCGCCGCCGGTGGGTGGGCCCATCCCCGGCGCTGAAAAGAAAATCCCGGCGGCCATCTGCGGTATCCTGTTGGGTGGGTTTGGCGTTCACAAATTCATCCTGGGGTACACGGTGGAAGGTCTCATCATGCTGGGGATTACCGTGCTGACCTGTGGCCTTGGCAGCCTGATCTCCGGCATCATCGGACTGGTGGAAGGGATTATGTATCTCACCAAATCCGATCAGGAGTTCGTGGCGACCTATATTCAGGGACGCCGCGGCTGGTTTTGA
- a CDS encoding TM2 domain-containing protein, translated as MATLPGSFILTTPYGQPSQSPYQQPSYPPPMPPMPGGQLPGAEKRMQAALLAIFLGGFGAHKFLLGYQQEGLIMAAGTVGGFILSIVIGLVTCGIGFVLLIIPFAVSVIGLIEGVMYLTKSDEEFVRTYVQGRRPWF; from the coding sequence TTGGCGACACTACCTGGTTCCTTTATTCTGACAACACCTTACGGGCAGCCTTCCCAGTCACCCTACCAGCAACCATCCTATCCACCACCTATGCCCCCCATGCCAGGGGGGCAACTGCCGGGTGCAGAGAAGCGAATGCAGGCGGCCCTGCTGGCAATCTTTCTCGGTGGTTTCGGCGCACATAAATTTCTGCTCGGCTATCAGCAGGAAGGGCTTATCATGGCCGCCGGCACGGTGGGCGGCTTCATCCTTTCCATCGTCATTGGACTTGTGACCTGTGGCATTGGGTTTGTCCTGCTCATTATCCCCTTTGCAGTTTCGGTCATTGGGCTGATTGAAGGCGTGATGTATCTGACCAAAAGCGACGAAGAGTTTGTGCGGACGTATGTTCAGGGGCGGCGCCCCTGGTTTTGA
- a CDS encoding DUF4190 domain-containing protein, which produces MPYYCPNCGTSNPDSAAACYNCGAPNPTVRPTDPTPPVATSPFEAPTQPQSPYQAPSYPPYPPPVTPSPYGMPPPAPYQQPYVTPDVTPAYGVPLYGQVGYQNPAFSVEAQHWQGRARTSLILGILGLLCCGLLGPVALALGMQAKNSLQRLGVMEGQTMALVGMILGGVATALWLLWTLVSLVSR; this is translated from the coding sequence ATGCCTTACTACTGCCCAAACTGTGGCACCTCCAATCCTGATTCGGCTGCGGCCTGCTACAACTGTGGAGCACCGAACCCAACTGTCAGGCCCACTGACCCGACACCGCCTGTAGCAACCAGTCCTTTTGAGGCTCCAACCCAGCCGCAATCTCCCTACCAGGCGCCGTCCTATCCTCCCTATCCTCCGCCGGTAACGCCCTCGCCCTATGGAATGCCACCACCGGCACCGTATCAGCAGCCTTACGTAACTCCCGATGTCACTCCGGCGTATGGGGTGCCACTCTACGGACAGGTTGGGTATCAGAACCCGGCATTTTCCGTCGAGGCACAGCACTGGCAAGGGCGGGCGCGGACGTCGCTTATCTTGGGAATTTTGGGATTGCTCTGTTGTGGCTTGCTGGGGCCGGTTGCCTTGGCGCTTGGGATGCAAGCGAAAAACAGCTTGCAGCGCTTAGGGGTCATGGAAGGTCAAACCATGGCCCTTGTCGGTATGATTCTCGGTGGGGTGGCCACTGCCCTCTGGCTGCTGTGGACGCTGGTGAGCCTCGTCTCCAGGTGA
- a CDS encoding ABC transporter ATP-binding protein, whose translation METHTAAVEMRGVTKRFGSLVANDAVTLTIAPQTVHALIGENGAGKSTAMNILYGLYTPDAGEIRLRGQPVHFTSPRAAIAAGLGMVHQHFMLVPTLTVLENIILGAEPRVGWMVDKAGARRKVLDLCERYKLRANPDALIGELSVGEQQRVEILKTLYRGADILILDEPTAVLTPPEVEELFAVLRTLRQQGKTIILITHKLAEVLAISDRVTVMRDGRVVGEVETHETSAEALARLMVGREVLLRVEKTPARPQNVLLEVRQLTALKPNGTPALRGVSLQVRAGEIVGIAGVEGNGQSELIECLAGLLKPTGGEILLLGQSLVGKSPRAIRALGVAHIPEDRHKRALLLDFDLSDNVILGDHYHPPAARLGFLDRPRINERTEALLQAFDVRPPNRRALSRSLSGGNQQKLVVGREFELPPKLLLVAQPTRGVDIGAIEFIHRKLLKLRDAGVGILLVSAELEEVLSLSDRLLVMYDGRIVGNVEPDRVSQAELGLMMTGAVHSDTAVEHR comes from the coding sequence ATGGAAACTCACACTGCTGCCGTCGAGATGCGCGGGGTCACAAAGCGTTTTGGGTCTCTGGTGGCCAATGACGCGGTGACGCTCACCATTGCCCCACAGACGGTTCACGCCCTCATCGGGGAAAATGGCGCTGGCAAGTCCACGGCCATGAACATCCTCTATGGCCTGTACACACCGGATGCCGGAGAAATCCGGCTGCGCGGTCAGCCGGTCCACTTCACTTCCCCACGCGCTGCGATTGCCGCCGGGCTGGGCATGGTTCACCAGCACTTCATGCTTGTGCCGACGCTGACCGTCCTTGAAAACATCATCCTTGGCGCAGAACCGCGGGTGGGGTGGATGGTGGACAAGGCCGGTGCCCGGCGCAAGGTGCTTGATTTGTGTGAGCGCTACAAGCTGCGCGCCAACCCGGATGCCCTCATCGGGGAGTTGTCGGTTGGTGAGCAACAGCGCGTCGAAATCCTCAAGACCCTCTACCGTGGCGCGGACATTCTGATTCTCGATGAGCCGACGGCCGTTCTGACGCCGCCGGAAGTCGAGGAACTTTTTGCAGTGCTGCGGACGCTCCGCCAGCAGGGCAAAACCATCATCCTCATTACCCACAAGCTGGCCGAGGTGCTGGCGATTTCCGACCGTGTGACCGTGATGCGTGACGGGCGCGTGGTGGGGGAAGTCGAAACCCACGAGACTTCGGCGGAAGCTCTGGCCCGATTGATGGTTGGGCGCGAGGTGCTCCTGCGGGTTGAAAAAACGCCGGCCCGACCCCAGAACGTGCTGCTTGAGGTCAGACAACTCACAGCCCTGAAGCCCAATGGGACGCCAGCTCTGCGAGGCGTGTCATTGCAGGTGCGCGCCGGAGAAATCGTCGGGATTGCCGGGGTGGAGGGGAATGGACAGTCAGAACTCATTGAATGTCTGGCCGGGCTGCTGAAGCCCACCGGTGGGGAGATACTGTTGCTGGGTCAGTCGCTGGTGGGGAAATCGCCCCGTGCCATCCGGGCGCTGGGTGTGGCGCACATCCCGGAAGACCGCCACAAACGCGCTCTGCTGCTGGATTTCGACCTGTCGGACAACGTCATCCTGGGAGACCATTACCATCCTCCGGCAGCCCGTTTGGGATTTCTTGACCGCCCGCGCATCAACGAGCGAACGGAGGCGCTTTTGCAGGCTTTTGATGTGCGTCCACCCAATCGCCGGGCGCTGTCCCGGTCACTGTCGGGAGGGAATCAGCAGAAGCTTGTCGTCGGACGGGAGTTTGAGCTGCCGCCAAAACTTCTGCTCGTGGCCCAGCCGACCCGTGGAGTGGACATCGGCGCTATTGAGTTCATTCACCGCAAGCTGCTGAAGCTGCGTGACGCTGGCGTAGGCATCCTGCTGGTATCGGCGGAACTGGAGGAAGTTTTGTCCCTTAGTGACCGCCTTCTGGTCATGTATGATGGGCGCATCGTCGGTAACGTTGAGCCAGACCGGGTTTCCCAGGCCGAGTTGGGGTTGATGATGACCGGCGCTGTCCATTCTGACACGGCTGTGGAGCATCGCTGA
- a CDS encoding peptidylprolyl isomerase — protein MSTRRIATLVTNYGTIQFELLAEDAPRTVENFTLLANRGYYTNVTFHRVIRGFMIQGGDPTGTGAGGTSAFGREFEDEINPASPLYRTGYVPGIVAMANRGPNTNGSQFFIMHKKSALPPNYTIFGRVIAGQEVVDAIAETPTNAQDRPLKPVIIESARVEEVPAG, from the coding sequence ATGTCCACCCGGCGCATTGCGACGCTCGTCACCAACTACGGCACGATTCAGTTTGAGCTGCTGGCTGAGGACGCCCCCCGGACGGTTGAAAACTTCACGCTGCTGGCGAATCGTGGCTATTACACCAACGTGACCTTTCACCGCGTTATTCGCGGTTTCATGATTCAGGGCGGTGACCCGACCGGCACCGGTGCGGGCGGAACGTCGGCTTTCGGGCGGGAGTTTGAAGATGAAATCAATCCTGCCTCGCCGTTGTACCGGACGGGCTATGTGCCGGGGATTGTCGCCATGGCCAACCGGGGGCCGAACACCAACGGCAGCCAGTTTTTTATCATGCACAAGAAAAGCGCCCTGCCGCCCAACTACACGATTTTTGGGCGGGTCATCGCCGGGCAGGAGGTGGTGGACGCCATTGCCGAGACGCCGACAAATGCCCAGGACCGACCCCTCAAGCCGGTGATCATCGAGTCGGCGCGGGTGGAGGAGGTTCCGGCCGGTTGA
- a CDS encoding peptidylprolyl isomerase, with the protein MTFSGNQKHTAQHRTALLLLMLIVLLTFGCTSPPPAQPPSLPPPPPSAPASPPATTPAKRLVATLETTKGRIRFELLTQDAPKTCENFRLLAERKYFNGLTFHRVIKGFMIQTGDPKGDGTGGESAFGGEFADEIDPKSPLYLAGYKAGIVAMANRGPNTNSSQFFIMHRDYQLPPQYTIFGRVFEGQDVVDAIAETPTYQGPEMLKRDRPLTPIRIISATVSEF; encoded by the coding sequence ATGACTTTCTCTGGCAATCAAAAGCACACGGCGCAACACCGGACGGCGCTGCTTTTGCTGATGTTGATTGTGCTTCTGACCTTTGGCTGCACCTCTCCACCCCCGGCGCAACCGCCCTCCCTTCCGCCTCCGCCGCCATCTGCGCCAGCATCACCTCCGGCGACGACTCCTGCCAAGCGTCTGGTGGCAACCCTGGAAACGACCAAGGGCCGGATTCGCTTTGAACTCCTGACGCAGGATGCGCCCAAAACCTGTGAAAACTTCCGCCTGCTGGCCGAGCGAAAGTACTTCAACGGGCTGACGTTTCACCGTGTCATCAAGGGCTTCATGATCCAGACCGGCGATCCCAAAGGTGACGGAACAGGTGGTGAATCGGCTTTTGGGGGCGAATTTGCCGATGAAATTGACCCCAAATCGCCGCTGTATCTGGCCGGGTACAAGGCCGGTATTGTGGCGATGGCCAATCGCGGTCCGAACACCAACAGCAGCCAGTTTTTCATCATGCACCGGGATTACCAGCTTCCGCCGCAGTACACGATTTTCGGGCGGGTGTTTGAAGGCCAGGACGTGGTGGATGCTATTGCCGAGACGCCGACCTACCAGGGCCCGGAAATGCTGAAGCGGGACCGGCCCCTGACGCCCATCCGCATCATTTCGGCGACGGTCAGCGAATTTTGA
- a CDS encoding CHAT domain-containing protein: protein MTSRQRASVALVPCLWRITWPGAWLLVLVVAGLPACRQPSLTSQPDVWQSLRQWPVTSPHGFRLSGAPAPSTGTTARLNLAQTTRLTAAVAATTTLEPAACTHALLWRDLAAGEIHLARRRLTSPHPAPHPATADWSNDAAIVQSEWGLRHGRPEDFEAALKALNQALEHPDHAQAAHFNRALLFQQLGLARRAEAEWQHYLDEEQDEAWAAVARQHLDDLTRQPPDLSQLQNTLAKLADHPETPEAQSFFTHHLGALLDGACVLAEAFVTSGASRHLKLLHCLAQQSRQQAGDLWATDLAQAVARLRDTEQAAPWLAARQNLRQARQRYPIEGQPTAAEPLYERARQTFLAVGDLASAAEAELGLVYCAVQRPETDLLDRLSAALLSTAHSRHYTRLEGQTLRVRAQLALRQARPALAVAHCQSALATFQTLSDWEETQRTLLILSDAHEHQGNAPAALLALRKLLQTGRQRGTNPRRYSQACAFAARTCAAAGAFELGLAFAEEARAAAAGQTFPAFQLDAETLLAVLNIKSSRPAEAAAALDRAARVLEQVNDPRVRRVLSLDYLPTAAWCRMALGEPVAALQLCTAADENLRTGQHDAYWPLVESVRSAAHLALGNPQSAEAALEAGIRWLETTRLRLTQTPDRQRFFHRHAELYERLAALRLKRGQVVEAFACLEQARARTLLDRRRQATGNPGASSPLPATGAAFIRALQVRLPEQVIVLAYAVGDEQTESFVLTRHSLHHTTLAITGGRLAHDIHTLNRLLADATSDIAHLRHIGQHLYATLIAPLNLSRMASTRLVIVPDGPLYSLPWAVLCDAEGQWFAGHIPFSVCPSVTSLVHVLEKCTQAPQTAGVLVAADPDLSATAEAQDLPPLPGARDEIRCLQSILGTGVTLTGGQVTKANLMAALHQAHLAHLAVHGRAEPDAPLRSVLYLTSTAEDDGELTAAEVYECSFPQLRLVVLSACESALGASLRGEGATGLGQAFLAAGAASVVATLARTDDHFMRDLMCAFHRARQAGASPAVALQQAWRTVPAHHPAQWANVMLLGAP from the coding sequence ATGACCAGCCGGCAACGTGCAAGTGTTGCGCTTGTGCCCTGCCTGTGGCGTATCACCTGGCCGGGAGCCTGGCTGCTGGTGCTGGTTGTCGCTGGCCTGCCGGCCTGCCGGCAGCCATCTCTCACCAGCCAACCTGATGTGTGGCAGAGCCTTCGGCAATGGCCGGTGACTTCGCCCCATGGGTTTCGTCTTTCCGGGGCGCCGGCACCTTCCACCGGGACGACGGCCCGCCTCAACCTGGCACAAACCACAAGGCTGACGGCTGCTGTCGCCGCCACAACAACGCTTGAACCTGCCGCCTGTACCCATGCCCTGCTCTGGCGCGACCTGGCCGCTGGGGAGATACACCTGGCCCGTCGTCGTCTGACATCCCCACATCCCGCCCCACACCCTGCTACGGCGGACTGGTCCAACGACGCCGCCATTGTGCAGTCCGAATGGGGACTCCGGCACGGGCGACCGGAAGACTTCGAGGCGGCGCTCAAAGCGCTCAACCAGGCGCTTGAACACCCCGACCACGCCCAAGCCGCCCACTTCAACCGTGCGCTCCTGTTTCAGCAGCTTGGTCTGGCACGCCGCGCGGAAGCCGAGTGGCAACACTACCTTGACGAAGAACAGGACGAAGCCTGGGCCGCCGTCGCCCGGCAGCACCTGGATGACCTCACCCGCCAACCACCTGACCTCTCACAGCTTCAGAACACGCTGGCCAAACTTGCCGACCACCCGGAGACGCCCGAAGCACAGAGCTTTTTCACCCACCATCTGGGTGCATTACTCGACGGGGCATGTGTGCTGGCCGAAGCCTTTGTGACTTCCGGTGCATCGCGACACCTCAAGCTGCTTCACTGCCTGGCTCAGCAGAGCAGGCAACAAGCCGGTGATCTGTGGGCAACCGACCTTGCCCAGGCTGTCGCCAGGCTTCGGGACACAGAACAGGCGGCCCCGTGGCTGGCGGCCCGGCAGAACCTGCGCCAGGCCCGCCAACGCTATCCCATCGAGGGCCAACCCACTGCCGCCGAGCCGCTCTACGAGCGCGCACGCCAGACCTTTCTCGCGGTCGGCGACCTGGCGAGCGCGGCCGAAGCCGAACTGGGACTTGTCTATTGCGCCGTACAGCGCCCCGAAACCGACCTGCTTGACCGGCTAAGCGCGGCCCTGCTGTCCACGGCGCACAGCCGACACTATACCCGCCTGGAAGGGCAAACCCTGCGGGTGCGCGCCCAGCTTGCCCTCCGCCAGGCTCGGCCGGCGCTGGCCGTCGCCCACTGCCAGTCGGCGCTGGCGACCTTTCAGACGCTTTCCGACTGGGAGGAAACCCAACGCACCCTGCTCATTCTCAGTGATGCCCACGAACACCAGGGCAATGCGCCCGCCGCACTGCTGGCGCTGCGCAAACTGCTCCAGACCGGCCGCCAGCGAGGCACAAACCCCCGGCGGTATTCCCAGGCCTGCGCCTTCGCGGCCCGAACCTGCGCGGCGGCTGGGGCTTTTGAACTGGGACTCGCCTTTGCCGAAGAAGCCCGCGCGGCGGCGGCCGGACAAACCTTCCCGGCCTTTCAGCTCGATGCTGAAACCCTGCTGGCGGTGTTGAACATCAAGTCCAGCCGGCCGGCAGAGGCAGCGGCTGCCCTTGACCGGGCCGCCAGGGTTTTGGAGCAGGTCAACGACCCGCGTGTGCGGCGCGTGCTGTCCCTCGACTACCTGCCGACGGCGGCCTGGTGTCGCATGGCGCTGGGGGAACCCGTGGCTGCGCTTCAGCTCTGTACGGCGGCTGATGAAAACCTGCGCACCGGGCAGCACGATGCCTACTGGCCGCTTGTGGAATCCGTACGGAGCGCCGCCCACCTTGCCCTTGGCAACCCCCAGTCCGCTGAAGCCGCCCTGGAAGCCGGTATCCGCTGGCTGGAAACAACGCGCCTTCGCCTGACCCAAACCCCTGACCGCCAACGCTTTTTCCACCGGCATGCCGAGTTGTACGAGCGTCTGGCCGCCCTGCGGCTGAAACGCGGCCAGGTTGTGGAAGCCTTCGCCTGTCTCGAACAGGCGCGGGCGCGAACCCTGCTCGACCGCCGCCGCCAGGCGACCGGAAACCCCGGCGCGTCCTCCCCGCTTCCAGCCACCGGGGCGGCTTTCATCCGGGCGTTACAGGTGCGTTTGCCGGAGCAGGTCATCGTTCTGGCCTACGCGGTCGGGGATGAGCAGACCGAAAGTTTCGTACTCACACGACACAGCCTGCATCACACGACACTGGCTATCACCGGCGGGCGGCTGGCCCACGACATCCATACCCTCAACCGCCTTTTAGCCGATGCGACGAGTGACATCGCCCACCTCCGCCACATCGGACAACATCTGTACGCCACACTCATCGCGCCCCTGAACCTTTCCAGGATGGCTTCCACGCGCCTGGTCATCGTTCCCGACGGCCCACTTTACAGCCTGCCGTGGGCGGTTCTCTGTGATGCTGAAGGACAGTGGTTCGCCGGGCACATCCCATTTTCAGTGTGTCCGAGCGTGACATCTCTGGTCCATGTGCTTGAAAAGTGCACTCAGGCGCCACAGACTGCGGGGGTTCTTGTCGCAGCCGATCCAGACCTGTCCGCCACTGCTGAAGCTCAGGACCTGCCGCCGCTTCCCGGCGCGCGGGATGAAATCCGCTGCCTGCAATCCATTCTGGGGACAGGAGTGACACTGACCGGCGGACAGGTCACGAAAGCGAACCTCATGGCGGCGCTGCACCAGGCCCACCTGGCCCACTTGGCCGTTCACGGCCGGGCTGAACCGGATGCACCGCTGCGGTCGGTGCTTTACCTCACATCCACTGCTGAAGATGACGGGGAACTTACGGCTGCCGAAGTGTACGAATGTTCCTTCCCACAGCTCCGCCTGGTGGTGCTTTCAGCTTGCGAGTCGGCGCTTGGAGCTTCGTTGCGGGGCGAGGGCGCAACGGGCCTTGGACAGGCCTTTCTGGCAGCGGGCGCGGCGAGCGTCGTCGCCACGCTGGCCCGTACGGATGACCACTTCATGCGTGACCTGATGTGCGCGTTTCATCGGGCGCGGCAGGCGGGAGCCAGTCCGGCCGTGGCGCTCCAGCAAGCCTGGCGCACGGTCCCAGCCCACCATCCGGCACAGTGGGCAAACGTGATGCTCCTTGGCGCACCGTAA
- the gyrB gene encoding DNA topoisomerase (ATP-hydrolyzing) subunit B yields MTTPTVQPRVQPELAPPAVAAQDAVRDYDADSISNLSGREGVRLRPAMYIGSNGELGLHHLVYEVVDNSVDEALAGYCTHVEVFIHPDDSISVIDNGRGIPVDIKRDDPLQRSAVEIVMTELHAGAKFGKDNTYKVSGGLHGVGVSCVNFLSEWLRVEVYRHGHVYEQEFERGIPTGPLRQTGVTTRRGTRVSFKPDPEIFTTTRYDFDTLAQRLREKAFLTKGLTITLIDERGAEERRHVFYYPGGIAEFVTHLNRNKTVLMPKPFYCEVTQGDLTIEAALQYNDGYDEKVFSFANNINTVDGGTHLSGFRSALTASINAYMAGEGLGKQLKENLTGDDVREGLVAIISVKLPQPQFEGQTKNKLNSDVRGIVDSVLREQLKTYFNEHPSIARAIVKKAVDAAQAREAARRARDMSRKSALNHLSLPGKLADCAERDPARSELFIVEGDSAGGSAKQGRDRRTQAILPLKGKILNVEKARQDKVLEHKEIEALVQALGTGIGKSEFSIERLRYHKVILLCDADVDGAHIRTLLLTFFYRQMPELIERGHVFIAQPPLYKVKKGKSEQYLLDDQALNQYLLKQATERVEVTVEPTQQVLKGSKLVRFLEGLLEFQALAAKLTRRLGGDTRLMELVLHTLTGEGGYRPGRKWHALFETEAWLRHLAEKLTAAGYAAHLDRDEEHNLFRLVTQLQDVNSPERSVAVDWELATHAEFQRCATIYAEWRDAMTGPYRVSFGTTTTPVAERAALSEQVFAFVRGDISIQRYKGLGEMNPEQLWETTLNAEKRTLLQVRINDAVETENLFTILMGDDAKPRRQFIAEHALDVKNIDV; encoded by the coding sequence ATGACGACACCCACAGTTCAACCCAGAGTTCAGCCCGAATTGGCACCGCCGGCTGTGGCGGCTCAAGACGCTGTCAGAGATTACGACGCCGATTCCATTTCAAACCTTTCCGGGCGGGAAGGTGTTCGGCTTCGGCCGGCGATGTACATCGGCTCCAACGGCGAGCTTGGACTTCATCACCTGGTCTATGAAGTGGTGGACAACTCCGTGGATGAAGCCCTGGCTGGGTACTGTACCCACGTGGAGGTGTTCATCCATCCCGATGACTCCATCTCGGTCATTGACAACGGACGGGGCATCCCGGTGGACATCAAACGGGATGACCCCCTGCAGCGGTCGGCGGTCGAAATCGTCATGACGGAGTTGCATGCCGGCGCCAAGTTTGGGAAGGACAACACGTACAAGGTATCCGGGGGGTTGCACGGCGTTGGCGTTTCATGTGTCAACTTTCTGTCAGAATGGCTGCGGGTCGAGGTCTATCGCCATGGACACGTCTATGAGCAGGAATTCGAGCGAGGAATCCCCACCGGTCCCTTGCGCCAGACCGGTGTCACCACCCGGCGTGGCACGCGCGTCAGTTTCAAGCCTGACCCTGAGATTTTCACCACGACACGCTATGACTTCGATACCCTGGCGCAGCGGCTGCGCGAGAAAGCCTTTCTGACCAAGGGCCTGACCATCACCCTGATCGATGAGCGGGGCGCCGAAGAACGGCGGCATGTGTTCTATTATCCGGGCGGCATTGCCGAGTTTGTCACCCACCTCAACCGCAACAAGACGGTTCTGATGCCCAAACCGTTTTACTGCGAAGTGACGCAGGGGGACCTGACGATTGAAGCTGCGCTGCAATACAATGACGGCTACGATGAAAAGGTCTTCAGCTTTGCCAACAACATCAACACGGTGGATGGTGGCACACATCTGTCGGGCTTTCGGTCGGCGCTGACGGCGAGCATCAATGCCTACATGGCTGGCGAAGGTCTTGGCAAGCAGCTCAAGGAAAATCTCACGGGAGACGATGTACGGGAAGGACTGGTCGCCATCATCAGTGTGAAGCTTCCCCAGCCACAGTTCGAGGGGCAGACCAAGAACAAACTCAACAGTGATGTGCGAGGCATCGTGGATTCTGTGCTGCGCGAGCAGCTCAAGACCTATTTCAACGAGCATCCCTCCATTGCCCGGGCCATCGTCAAAAAGGCCGTTGATGCGGCGCAGGCTCGTGAAGCCGCCCGGCGCGCGCGTGACATGTCCCGTAAATCCGCGCTCAATCACCTGTCCCTGCCGGGCAAGCTGGCCGATTGCGCCGAGCGCGACCCGGCCCGGTCGGAACTCTTCATCGTCGAGGGAGACAGCGCTGGCGGCAGCGCCAAGCAGGGGCGTGACCGTCGGACGCAGGCCATCCTGCCGCTTAAAGGCAAGATTCTCAATGTCGAGAAAGCCCGCCAGGACAAAGTGCTGGAGCACAAGGAAATCGAAGCCCTTGTCCAGGCGCTGGGAACGGGTATCGGCAAGAGCGAGTTCTCAATTGAACGGCTGCGCTATCACAAAGTCATTCTGCTGTGCGATGCCGACGTGGACGGGGCCCACATCCGCACCCTGCTCCTGACCTTCTTCTACCGGCAGATGCCCGAACTCATCGAGCGCGGTCACGTCTTCATCGCCCAGCCGCCGCTCTACAAAGTCAAGAAAGGGAAATCGGAGCAGTACCTGCTCGATGACCAAGCGTTGAACCAGTACCTGCTCAAGCAGGCAACAGAACGGGTGGAGGTGACGGTCGAGCCAACCCAGCAGGTTCTCAAGGGCAGCAAGCTGGTGCGGTTTCTGGAGGGACTGCTGGAGTTTCAGGCTCTGGCAGCCAAACTGACGCGACGGCTTGGTGGGGATACCCGCCTGATGGAGTTGGTCCTGCACACCCTTACTGGTGAAGGTGGCTACCGCCCAGGGCGCAAGTGGCATGCCCTTTTTGAGACCGAAGCCTGGCTGCGCCACCTGGCCGAAAAGCTCACTGCCGCTGGATATGCGGCCCACCTTGACCGTGACGAGGAACACAACCTGTTCCGCCTTGTCACCCAGCTTCAGGATGTGAATTCACCGGAGCGAAGCGTGGCTGTGGACTGGGAGTTGGCTACCCACGCCGAGTTTCAGCGGTGTGCCACTATCTATGCCGAGTGGCGCGACGCCATGACGGGTCCCTACCGGGTCTCATTTGGAACGACAACCACGCCTGTGGCGGAACGCGCTGCGCTCAGCGAGCAGGTGTTTGCTTTCGTCCGGGGTGACATCTCCATCCAGCGTTACAAAGGCTTAGGCGAAATGAACCCGGAGCAGCTCTGGGAAACCACCCTCAATGCTGAAAAACGAACCTTGCTCCAAGTGCGGATCAATGATGCTGTCGAGACTGAAAACCTGTTCACCATCCTGATGGGAGATGATGCCAAACCACGCCGACAGTTCATCGCCGAACACGCCCTCGATGTGAAAAACATCGACGTTTGA